The Eretmochelys imbricata isolate rEreImb1 chromosome 19, rEreImb1.hap1, whole genome shotgun sequence genome contains a region encoding:
- the FHL3 gene encoding four and a half LIM domains protein 3 yields the protein MTEGFDCDNCKESLYGRKYIQMDMGPYCIPCYDAHFANTCEECKELIGHDCRELYYEDRHYHEHCFRCFRCDRSLADEPFTCQDEELLCNDCYCSEFSSKCVACEKTVMPGSRKLEYSGQTWHEHCFICSSCQQPIGSRSFIPDKKDYYCVPCYESKFAPRCTRCKKSLTKGGVTYRDEPWHKECFVCTGCKVPLAGQQFTSQEDNPYCVKCFGNLYAKKCNACTKPITGFGGGKYISFEDRHWHHNCFNCARCASSLVGKGFVPHHDEILCRECSSDL from the exons ATGACGGAAGGTTTCGACTGCGATAACTGCAAGGAGTCCCTGTATGGACGGAAGTACATCCAGATGGACATGGGTCCCTACTGCATCCCCTGCTACGATGCCCATTTCGCTAACACCTGCGAGGAGTGCAAGGAGCTGATTGGCCACGACTGCAGG GAGCTGTACTACGAGGATCGCCATTACCACGAGCACTGTTTCCGGTGCTTCCGCTGCGACCGCTCTCTGGCCGACGAGCCTTTCACCTGCCAGGACGAGGAGCTGCTGTGCAACGACTGCTACTGCAGCGAGTTCTCCTCCAAGTGCGTCGCATGTGAGAAGACCGTGATGccag GGTCCCGGAAACTGGAATACAGCGGACAAACCTGGCATGAGCATTGCTTCatctgcagcagctgccagcagcccaTTGGGTCGCGGTCCTTTATCCCGGACAAGAAGGATTATTATTGCGTCCCCTGTTATGAGAGCAAGTTTGCCCCCCGCTGCACTCGTTGCAAAAAG tcGCTGACCAAGGGAGGAGTGACTTACCGTGACGAGCCCTGGCACAAGGAGTGCTTTGTCTGCACTGGCTGCAAGGTTCCTCTGGCAGGCCAGCAGTTCACCTCCCAGGAGGACAACCCCTACTGTGTCAAGTGCTTTGGGAACCTCTATGCCAAGAAGTGCAACGCCTGCACAAAGCCCATCACAG GCTTCGGAGGGGGTAAATATATCTCCTTTGAGGATCGTCACTGGCACCACAACTGCTTCAACTGCGCCCGCTGCGCCAGCTCGCTGGTGGGGAAAGGCTTCGTCCCGCACCACGACGAGATCCTCTGCCGCGAATGCAGCAGCGACCTATAA